One genomic region from Erythrobacter mangrovi encodes:
- a CDS encoding SLC13 family permease, giving the protein MIGLPSYHAIAAIAVTIGMFVAFARGRMPVEIVSLLTIAVIAVGLYFFPLPDTQPTDGLVLAFSGFGHYALITICALMIMGRGLVVTGALEPAARFLERVFKINGQLGLLVSLVVAMLLSMGVNDTPVMVLLLPIFVQLAARGGMAASKTLIPLNAAILIGGMATTIGTSTNILVASIAVDLGMREMGVFDFTPIVLVTAMFALPYLWLVMPRMLGDNRVENTTQLRRFETRLRITENSILNGRELSEVIKRLPAGVTFSDVPLGLIRPNQRLRMSGTHEAIEEAARILRGDTAPSWVLDRIKRRSEESGIDIAVVEMTVTADSRLLGRSLPSSGIADLYGVAVIGTHRPERLVGEKEQFSEGGDLKIAEGDVLLVMGLPDDLQQFASADSLLTLEGMRELPRRSKAVLTGVIMLGSIAPASLGLVPIAISALAGAIVMFVTGCVKFDRVGRALSGKVIVLVAASIALGKLVLDSGAADWIGTVMAMGLAYLSPAAALAAVMLSVTFLTNFASNATAATVGTPIAFAIANRLGLPPEPMVLAVLFGCNLCYATPIAYQTNMLIMSEGSYEFRDYIRTGVPLVLLMVTVLSATLVVTYGL; this is encoded by the coding sequence ATGATCGGGCTTCCTTCCTATCACGCCATCGCCGCTATCGCGGTTACGATTGGCATGTTCGTCGCCTTTGCCCGCGGTCGGATGCCGGTGGAGATCGTTTCCCTGCTGACCATCGCGGTCATTGCGGTCGGACTGTATTTCTTTCCTCTACCGGATACCCAGCCGACCGACGGGCTGGTGCTCGCCTTCTCGGGCTTCGGTCACTACGCTCTCATCACCATCTGTGCCCTGATGATCATGGGGCGCGGACTGGTGGTGACTGGTGCGCTGGAGCCCGCAGCACGATTTCTTGAGCGGGTCTTCAAGATCAATGGGCAGCTGGGCTTGCTCGTCTCATTGGTCGTTGCGATGCTTCTTTCGATGGGCGTCAACGACACGCCTGTGATGGTGCTGTTGTTGCCGATCTTCGTGCAGCTCGCGGCACGCGGCGGGATGGCTGCCTCCAAGACGCTGATCCCTTTGAATGCCGCGATCCTGATCGGCGGCATGGCAACGACGATCGGTACGTCTACCAACATCCTCGTGGCCTCGATCGCGGTCGATCTGGGCATGCGCGAGATGGGGGTGTTCGATTTCACCCCGATCGTCCTCGTCACGGCAATGTTCGCACTACCCTATCTGTGGCTCGTCATGCCCCGGATGCTGGGCGATAACCGCGTCGAGAACACCACGCAGCTCAGGCGTTTCGAAACCCGCCTTCGCATTACCGAGAATTCGATCCTCAATGGCCGCGAATTGTCGGAAGTGATCAAAAGGCTTCCTGCCGGCGTGACCTTCAGTGACGTGCCGCTTGGCCTGATCCGTCCGAACCAGCGCCTGCGCATGTCCGGAACGCACGAAGCGATCGAGGAAGCCGCGCGCATCCTGCGTGGCGATACCGCACCAAGTTGGGTGCTCGACCGGATCAAGCGCCGCTCCGAAGAGAGCGGGATCGATATCGCAGTCGTCGAAATGACTGTGACCGCGGATTCGCGCCTTTTGGGGAGATCGCTGCCGAGTTCGGGGATCGCCGACCTCTACGGCGTCGCCGTGATTGGCACGCACCGGCCTGAGCGACTGGTCGGCGAGAAAGAGCAATTTAGCGAGGGCGGCGACCTCAAGATCGCTGAAGGCGATGTGCTCCTGGTGATGGGCTTGCCCGATGACCTCCAACAGTTCGCCAGCGCCGACAGCCTGCTGACGCTTGAGGGCATGCGCGAACTGCCACGCCGATCCAAGGCGGTCCTCACCGGGGTGATCATGCTCGGATCGATTGCCCCGGCATCATTGGGTCTCGTGCCGATCGCTATCTCAGCGCTTGCTGGCGCCATCGTGATGTTCGTTACCGGTTGCGTGAAATTCGATCGCGTGGGTCGTGCACTCTCGGGCAAGGTGATCGTGCTGGTCGCAGCCAGCATCGCGCTGGGCAAGCTTGTCCTGGACAGCGGTGCGGCCGACTGGATCGGTACGGTAATGGCCATGGGGCTGGCGTATCTCTCACCAGCGGCTGCGCTGGCGGCTGTGATGCTCTCCGTCACCTTCCTCACCAACTTTGCGTCGAACGCGACTGCGGCGACGGTCGGCACTCCGATCGCATTCGCTATTGCCAACAGATTGGGCCTTCCGCCGGAGCCGATGGTGCTGGCCGTGCTGTTCGGCTGCAACCTATGTTACGCTACGCCCATCGCTTACCAGACTAATATGCTGATCATGTCCGAGGGTTCGTACGAATTCAGGGATTACATCCGCACGGGCGTGCCGCTGGTGCTGCTGATGGTGACCGTCCTATCCGCCACGCTGGTTGTTACCTACGGCTTGTAG
- a CDS encoding M20 metallopeptidase family protein, translating to MSKSSLIAIAAYAAATAAPAQADDLREAIAADMPAMMEIYRDLHQHPELSFQEVRSAKIMADAARAAGFTITEGVGRTGIVAVLENGPGPTVMIRADMDALPVVEQTGLPFASTQRGIPPSGGETGIMHACGHDTHMTAWIATARQMAARKDEWSGSLVMIGQPAEETGEGAKAMLDDGLYTRFPKPDYALAFHDMSGVPAGKITYASGPAMANVDSVDIIVKGVGGHGAAPHTTKDPIVLASAIVMRLQTLVSRENNPIEPAVVTVGSFHAGSRYNIISDNAHLQLTVRSFTDEQRARLIEGIKRIVAGEAIASGISAELMPEVSFGEGFTPSLINEPGFTAQVVGPLVERFGPDRVESAPPIMPGEDFARYRRADPEHVQSVMLWVGGERPEVIAEAARTGKTLPSLHSPFWAPDAEKVIATGAEALSSAAMRLMPKSGG from the coding sequence ATGTCCAAATCGAGCCTGATCGCCATCGCTGCCTATGCCGCGGCCACTGCTGCGCCAGCGCAAGCAGACGACCTGCGCGAAGCGATTGCCGCAGACATGCCGGCGATGATGGAAATCTACCGGGATCTGCACCAGCATCCCGAGCTTAGCTTCCAGGAAGTCCGAAGCGCAAAGATCATGGCAGATGCGGCGCGTGCGGCAGGCTTCACCATCACCGAAGGTGTGGGCCGAACCGGTATCGTGGCGGTTCTCGAGAACGGACCTGGGCCGACCGTGATGATCCGCGCCGACATGGACGCGTTGCCGGTGGTCGAACAGACCGGCCTGCCTTTCGCGAGCACCCAGCGGGGTATTCCGCCCTCGGGCGGCGAGACAGGGATCATGCACGCCTGCGGTCACGATACGCACATGACCGCATGGATTGCCACGGCGCGGCAAATGGCGGCACGCAAGGATGAGTGGTCGGGCAGCCTGGTGATGATCGGGCAGCCAGCCGAAGAGACGGGCGAGGGTGCCAAGGCCATGCTCGACGACGGGCTCTACACCCGCTTTCCCAAGCCTGACTATGCACTGGCCTTCCACGACATGTCGGGGGTTCCTGCAGGCAAGATCACCTATGCCAGCGGCCCTGCCATGGCCAATGTCGACAGCGTCGACATCATCGTGAAAGGTGTTGGTGGGCACGGCGCCGCGCCGCATACCACCAAGGACCCGATCGTGCTGGCGAGCGCGATCGTGATGCGCCTGCAGACGCTGGTCAGCCGTGAGAACAACCCGATCGAGCCCGCCGTGGTGACGGTAGGCAGCTTTCATGCCGGTTCGCGCTACAACATCATCTCCGATAACGCGCACCTCCAACTTACCGTACGCAGTTTCACTGACGAACAGCGCGCGCGGCTGATCGAAGGCATCAAGCGTATTGTCGCGGGTGAGGCCATTGCATCCGGGATTTCCGCCGAATTGATGCCGGAGGTCAGCTTTGGTGAGGGTTTCACGCCCTCGCTGATCAATGAACCGGGCTTTACCGCTCAGGTCGTCGGACCATTGGTCGAGCGTTTCGGCCCGGACCGCGTCGAAAGCGCGCCGCCGATCATGCCGGGGGAAGACTTTGCGCGTTATCGCCGGGCAGATCCAGAGCACGTCCAATCGGTGATGTTGTGGGTTGGCGGAGAGCGGCCCGAGGTGATCGCCGAGGCGGCACGGACGGGCAAGACGCTACCCTCGTTGCACTCGCCATTCTGGGCGCCTGACGCAGAGAAGGTCATCGCGACTGGGGCAGAGGCCCTGAGCAGCGCCGCGATGCGCCTGATGCCTAAATCGGGCGGGTAG
- a CDS encoding isocitrate lyase, giving the protein MTYSARIKELNETITANGAPWGAIDAESAARMVVQNRFRTGLDIAKYTAKIMREDMAAYDADPANYTQSLGTWHGFIAQQKLISIKKHFGSTKRRYLYLSGWMVAALRSEFGPLPDQSMHEKTSVPALIGELYTFLKQADARELGGLFRELDAAKAAGDAVNTHRLLRQIDEHETHVVPIIADIDAGFGNAEATYLLAKKMIEAGACALQIENQVSDEKQCGHQDGKVTVPHEDFLQKIRAIRYAFLELGVDDGIIVARTDSLGAGLTKQIAFSTQPGDLGDQYNSFLDCDEADPANITNGQVFISRDGKLLAPKRLPSNLYQFRPGTGEDRCVLDCITSLQNGADLLWIETEKPHIEQIAGMVDRIREVIPNAKLVYNNSPSFNWTLNFRQQVYDIWAEAGKDVSAYDRAKLMSVDYDGTDLAAEADEKIRTFQRDAAQRAGIFHHLITLPTYHTAALSTDNLAKEYFGEQAMLGYVKNVQRQEIRQGIACVKHQNMAGSDIGDDHKEYFAGEAALKAGGKDNTMNQFAAA; this is encoded by the coding sequence GTGACCTACTCGGCCCGGATCAAGGAACTGAACGAGACCATCACCGCCAACGGTGCGCCCTGGGGCGCCATCGATGCCGAAAGCGCTGCGCGCATGGTTGTACAGAACCGCTTCCGCACGGGACTCGATATCGCCAAGTATACCGCGAAGATCATGCGCGAGGACATGGCGGCTTATGATGCCGACCCGGCGAACTACACTCAGTCGCTCGGCACGTGGCACGGCTTCATCGCCCAGCAGAAGCTGATCAGCATCAAGAAGCATTTCGGCAGCACCAAGCGTCGGTACCTCTACCTCTCAGGCTGGATGGTTGCCGCGCTGCGCAGCGAATTCGGGCCCCTGCCCGACCAGTCGATGCACGAGAAGACCAGCGTCCCGGCGCTGATCGGCGAACTCTACACCTTCCTCAAGCAGGCGGACGCCCGCGAGCTGGGTGGCCTGTTCCGGGAGCTCGACGCTGCCAAGGCTGCAGGCGATGCAGTCAACACGCACCGCCTGCTGCGTCAAATCGACGAGCATGAAACGCACGTCGTGCCGATCATTGCCGACATCGACGCTGGTTTCGGCAATGCCGAAGCAACCTACCTGCTCGCCAAGAAGATGATCGAGGCCGGGGCCTGCGCCCTCCAGATCGAGAACCAAGTGTCGGACGAGAAGCAGTGCGGCCACCAGGACGGCAAGGTTACCGTTCCGCACGAGGATTTCCTCCAGAAGATCCGCGCGATCCGCTATGCCTTCCTCGAGCTCGGCGTTGATGACGGCATCATCGTGGCGCGCACCGACTCGCTCGGCGCGGGCCTGACCAAGCAGATCGCCTTCTCGACCCAACCGGGCGACCTGGGCGACCAGTACAACAGCTTCCTCGACTGCGACGAAGCCGATCCGGCCAACATCACCAACGGTCAGGTCTTCATCAGCCGCGACGGCAAGCTGCTGGCTCCCAAGCGCCTGCCCAGCAACCTCTATCAGTTCCGCCCCGGAACCGGCGAGGATCGCTGCGTGCTCGACTGCATCACTTCGCTCCAGAACGGCGCGGACCTGCTGTGGATCGAGACCGAAAAGCCGCACATCGAACAGATCGCCGGCATGGTCGATCGGATCCGTGAGGTCATCCCGAACGCGAAGCTGGTCTACAACAATTCGCCCAGCTTCAACTGGACCCTCAACTTCCGCCAGCAAGTTTATGATATCTGGGCTGAAGCAGGAAAGGATGTTTCGGCGTACGACCGAGCCAAGCTGATGAGCGTTGACTACGACGGCACTGATCTTGCCGCCGAAGCCGACGAGAAGATCCGTACGTTCCAGCGCGACGCCGCCCAGCGGGCTGGTATCTTCCACCACCTCATTACCCTGCCGACCTACCACACGGCGGCGCTCAGCACCGACAATCTCGCCAAGGAGTACTTCGGCGAGCAGGCGATGCTCGGCTACGTCAAGAACGTCCAGCGCCAGGAGATCCGCCAGGGTATCGCCTGCGTGAAACACCAGAACATGGCCGGGTCGGACATCGGCGACGACCACAAGGAATACTTTGCCGGCGAAGCGGCCCTCAAGGCCGGCGGCAAGGACAACACCATGAACCAGTTCGCCGCGGCATAA
- a CDS encoding helix-turn-helix domain-containing protein, with protein sequence MAEEALFAGPAIRRLRKREGLTQAAIAARLEISPSYLNLIERNQRPISARVVMRLVEQFDFDPRTLREDEAIGGVEGLVRRFADERFADLGIDREEMQELLSAAPQAAAAFARLYDNAAPASLAADDPFAASRREIERWRNHFADLDVAAEELADEMRLSRGDMGLALVDRLRERHQLSVRILPQEVMPDSLRRLDLHARQVQLSEMLSAASRNFQLALLIAQLEQRDQIDAIAKGARFEDEAARGFFTRHLMGYFAGALIMPYGRFLRACEATGYDLPVLLRRFGVSFEQLAHRLTTLQRVGQRGLPFFMVRVDRAGQFSKTFVGASTARFVNSDVSCPLWHVHRAFERAGELQVQFVSLDVAGEREGGWLTMARTVEGRGEPGETQFVVAIGVEAVLAGELAQARGISLRSDDAQPIGPGCANCHRVRCSQRSLPPRGRKLHFDTIRRGVTPFELASS encoded by the coding sequence ATGGCTGAAGAAGCTCTCTTTGCCGGACCCGCGATCCGTCGCCTGCGTAAACGTGAGGGCCTGACCCAGGCGGCCATCGCCGCTCGCCTCGAAATATCGCCCAGCTACCTCAACTTGATCGAGCGTAATCAGCGCCCGATCAGCGCTCGCGTCGTCATGCGCCTTGTCGAACAGTTCGACTTCGACCCGCGCACCTTGCGCGAGGATGAGGCGATCGGTGGGGTGGAAGGCTTAGTGCGCAGATTCGCCGATGAGCGTTTCGCCGATCTCGGTATCGACAGAGAGGAAATGCAGGAGCTGCTGAGCGCCGCACCGCAGGCCGCCGCGGCCTTCGCGCGACTTTACGACAATGCTGCGCCAGCCAGCCTTGCGGCTGACGATCCCTTCGCTGCTTCGCGCCGAGAGATTGAGCGCTGGCGCAACCATTTCGCCGATCTCGATGTCGCTGCGGAAGAGCTGGCTGACGAGATGCGCCTGTCACGCGGCGACATGGGTCTGGCGCTCGTCGACCGCCTGCGGGAACGCCACCAGCTTTCGGTCCGCATCCTGCCGCAGGAGGTCATGCCCGATAGCTTGCGGCGGCTCGATCTCCATGCGCGACAAGTCCAGTTGTCGGAAATGCTCAGCGCTGCCTCGCGAAATTTCCAGTTGGCCCTGCTGATCGCGCAGTTGGAGCAGCGCGACCAGATCGACGCGATCGCCAAGGGTGCGAGGTTCGAGGACGAGGCGGCGCGTGGCTTCTTCACCCGCCACCTGATGGGATATTTCGCCGGAGCGCTGATCATGCCCTACGGTCGCTTCCTGCGTGCCTGCGAGGCGACCGGATATGACCTGCCTGTCCTCTTGCGACGCTTCGGGGTCAGTTTCGAGCAGCTCGCCCACCGGCTGACCACGCTGCAGCGCGTCGGGCAGCGCGGGCTGCCCTTCTTCATGGTTCGGGTTGATCGGGCGGGCCAGTTCTCAAAGACCTTCGTTGGCGCCAGCACTGCGCGTTTCGTCAATTCCGACGTCAGCTGCCCACTGTGGCATGTCCACCGAGCTTTCGAGCGCGCGGGTGAGTTGCAGGTGCAATTCGTCTCGCTCGATGTCGCTGGGGAACGGGAAGGGGGGTGGCTGACTATGGCGCGCACTGTCGAGGGACGGGGCGAGCCGGGCGAAACGCAGTTCGTCGTCGCCATTGGGGTGGAGGCGGTGCTGGCCGGCGAGCTTGCTCAGGCCCGGGGTATTTCGCTTCGCTCCGATGATGCACAACCGATCGGGCCTGGCTGCGCAAATTGCCATCGCGTGCGTTGCAGCCAACGGTCTTTGCCGCCACGCGGCCGTAAGCTTCATTTCGACACGATCCGCCGTGGCGTCACCCCTTTCGAACTGGCGTCAAGCTGA
- a CDS encoding TIGR03013 family XrtA/PEP-CTERM system glycosyltransferase has protein sequence MIRLFKHYIPYNVVLLCLVDLMLLLASGELAWRLRIGQIGTSVGALSDRLFGISGFALVVWLGMIAVGTYGPEALRSLRFATARLLVAVSLGVLAISFIDFVFPGAAFWRSVLLYAMIIAVLALIANRMLAGRMLGLEAFRRRVLVLGAGRRTERLRQLAARGGSGFTTVAFIDMGDGARVIDEAVPRESIPDLGQYVERLAASEVVLALQERRNSLPLKDLLNVKTKGVYVNDFSSFIERETGRVDLDTLNPSWLIFSDGFSAGRRLSSIGKRIFDILVSLLILVVGLPMIAIFAAAVKLESRGQAFFRQTRVGLYGQSFDLPKLRSMRIDAEADGAKWAEEDDPRTTRVGRIIRKVRIDELPQVWSVLKGEMSFVGPRPEVPRFVSDLERELPYYAERHVVKPGITGWTQINYPYGASIEDARHKLEYDLYYAKNYTPFLDLLILLQTARVILWPEGAR, from the coding sequence ATGATCCGACTGTTTAAGCACTACATTCCCTACAACGTGGTGCTTCTGTGCCTCGTGGATCTGATGCTTCTGCTGGCGTCGGGAGAACTGGCTTGGCGCCTAAGGATCGGACAGATCGGTACGAGTGTCGGCGCTTTGTCCGACCGCTTGTTCGGAATCTCGGGCTTTGCGCTGGTCGTATGGCTCGGCATGATCGCGGTTGGGACCTATGGACCCGAGGCGCTGCGTTCCCTGCGGTTCGCTACTGCTCGATTGCTGGTTGCTGTAAGCCTTGGTGTATTGGCGATCTCCTTCATCGATTTCGTCTTTCCGGGGGCGGCGTTTTGGCGCTCTGTCCTGCTCTATGCGATGATCATCGCCGTCCTGGCGTTGATCGCCAATCGCATGTTGGCCGGTCGGATGCTGGGGCTCGAGGCATTCCGTCGGCGAGTGCTGGTGCTGGGAGCGGGTCGACGAACAGAACGATTGCGCCAGTTGGCTGCGCGGGGAGGCAGCGGGTTCACCACCGTAGCCTTCATCGATATGGGTGATGGCGCCCGCGTGATCGATGAAGCAGTTCCGCGAGAATCCATTCCAGACTTGGGGCAATATGTCGAACGCCTGGCTGCAAGCGAAGTCGTGTTGGCATTGCAGGAGCGGCGCAACTCACTGCCGCTCAAGGACCTGCTCAACGTCAAAACCAAGGGCGTTTACGTCAACGATTTCAGCAGTTTCATTGAACGTGAGACTGGTCGGGTCGATCTTGATACGCTCAATCCGAGTTGGCTGATCTTTTCTGATGGTTTTTCTGCCGGCCGTCGCCTGTCGAGTATAGGCAAGCGTATATTCGACATCCTCGTCAGTCTCCTGATCCTGGTGGTCGGTTTGCCGATGATCGCCATCTTCGCTGCTGCGGTGAAGTTGGAGAGCAGGGGACAGGCATTCTTCCGCCAGACCCGAGTGGGTTTGTACGGTCAGAGTTTCGACCTCCCAAAGCTACGTTCGATGCGGATCGATGCCGAAGCCGATGGCGCCAAGTGGGCAGAAGAGGATGATCCTCGCACCACCCGTGTCGGGCGGATTATCCGCAAGGTGCGGATCGATGAACTGCCGCAGGTGTGGAGTGTCCTGAAAGGAGAAATGAGCTTTGTCGGACCGCGACCCGAAGTTCCGCGCTTCGTCTCCGACCTCGAACGCGAACTGCCGTACTACGCAGAGCGTCACGTGGTGAAGCCTGGTATTACGGGGTGGACGCAGATCAACTACCCCTATGGCGCTAGCATCGAGGATGCGCGGCACAAACTTGAGTATGATCTCTATTACGCCAAGAATTATACGCCGTTCCTCGACCTGCTGATACTGTTGCAGACCGCGCGGGTCATTCTATGGCCTGAGGGAGCACGGTAA
- the prsK gene encoding XrtA/PEP-CTERM system histidine kinase PrsK: MAYTAGAIVCAIAAFWIASRGDESRSDRTPAIIALALTANWCFAAASFQPGRPIVELTEIARNLAWLFVLFRLFANDGRDETLRLVRPTVLALCFVEALHFLLLLIDMSNPMTTEVSTLVFETATLFRIMVAVGALVLVHNLYVGAATPSRRLLRWNAAALTGLWAFDLNFYTIAYILGSPSPELTALRGLAAGMLAIPFTMGFNRAAAGLEFRPSRAVTFRSLSLLVIGAYLLLMIGLARWLDLLSGDLARLVQVGLVIAAGALALVWLPSDQLRGWLRVTAIKHLFKHRYDYRNEWIRFTQTIGRTGFDESSLSERTIKALADITDSPAGLLLMPDEDGAFQLAANWRWQGLEVPAPAAPGTLAAVLERTELIVDVDEVRSGIDHYGERGFVPEWLKEESRAWAVVPLLHFDRIVGLGVLSRPLVARKLDWEDFDLLSVVGRQLASYLAEQAGQAALLEAGRFDEFNRRMAFVMHDIKNLSSQMSLLLRNAEKHADKPEFRKDMLVTLRNSADKLNTLLARLARYGPREGTARQPVDLALAARAVVERCGRAHPVNMVRDESAVVLCDPEALEQALVHLVQNAIDASDSNSPVAMEVYSDGISGKLQIIDNGKGMSPQFLRSGLFKPFVSSKEGGFGIGAFEAREMIRSMGGRLDVESREGIGTRFTVTIPLQAADRLIGKAPDTQTCENV, encoded by the coding sequence TTGGCCTATACAGCAGGCGCAATTGTCTGTGCGATCGCCGCCTTTTGGATTGCGAGCCGAGGGGACGAAAGCCGTTCCGATCGCACGCCTGCGATCATTGCGCTGGCCTTGACTGCCAACTGGTGCTTCGCGGCAGCAAGCTTCCAGCCGGGTCGCCCGATCGTCGAGCTGACGGAGATTGCCCGCAACCTGGCCTGGCTCTTCGTACTGTTTCGGTTGTTCGCTAACGACGGGCGCGATGAGACACTGCGCTTGGTGCGCCCTACAGTACTCGCATTATGCTTCGTAGAAGCACTGCATTTTCTGCTGCTTTTGATCGATATGAGCAATCCGATGACGACGGAGGTTTCGACTCTCGTCTTTGAAACCGCGACGCTTTTCCGGATCATGGTCGCCGTTGGTGCATTGGTGTTGGTTCACAATCTCTATGTCGGCGCAGCAACGCCGTCACGGCGATTGTTGAGGTGGAATGCAGCGGCCCTAACGGGGCTCTGGGCCTTCGATCTCAATTTCTACACCATTGCCTATATTCTTGGCTCTCCGTCTCCCGAACTGACTGCATTGCGTGGGCTGGCTGCCGGAATGCTGGCGATTCCCTTCACCATGGGCTTCAATCGCGCGGCAGCCGGTCTGGAGTTCAGGCCCTCCCGTGCGGTGACCTTCCGTTCGCTCTCTTTACTAGTCATTGGAGCCTACCTCCTGCTGATGATTGGGCTCGCCCGTTGGCTCGACCTGCTTTCCGGGGACCTTGCCCGTTTGGTGCAGGTAGGCCTGGTTATCGCGGCAGGGGCGCTCGCGCTGGTCTGGTTGCCGTCTGACCAACTGAGAGGTTGGCTTCGCGTTACGGCAATCAAGCATCTGTTCAAGCATCGATACGACTATCGCAATGAATGGATCCGATTCACGCAAACCATCGGACGAACCGGGTTCGACGAATCCAGTCTGTCTGAGCGTACCATCAAGGCCTTGGCAGACATTACCGATAGTCCGGCGGGGCTCTTGCTGATGCCCGATGAAGATGGTGCATTCCAGCTTGCCGCCAACTGGCGCTGGCAAGGACTGGAAGTCCCGGCACCGGCAGCGCCTGGCACGCTGGCAGCGGTTCTCGAAAGAACTGAATTAATCGTCGACGTCGACGAAGTGCGCAGCGGCATCGATCACTATGGCGAACGCGGCTTTGTGCCTGAATGGCTCAAAGAAGAAAGCCGGGCCTGGGCGGTGGTACCGCTCCTTCACTTCGATCGAATCGTCGGGCTTGGCGTGCTGTCCCGCCCGCTTGTGGCGCGCAAGCTCGACTGGGAAGACTTCGATCTGCTCTCAGTCGTTGGCCGTCAGCTGGCCAGCTATCTTGCGGAACAGGCAGGGCAAGCAGCGCTTCTCGAGGCCGGCCGCTTTGACGAGTTCAACCGCCGCATGGCTTTCGTCATGCACGATATCAAGAATCTCTCCAGCCAGATGTCATTGCTGCTCCGCAATGCTGAAAAGCACGCTGACAAGCCCGAGTTTCGCAAGGACATGCTCGTGACGCTGCGCAACAGCGCGGACAAGCTTAACACATTGTTGGCGCGGCTTGCGCGTTATGGGCCGCGCGAGGGTACGGCCCGGCAGCCTGTTGACCTGGCCCTGGCGGCACGCGCAGTTGTCGAACGCTGTGGGCGAGCGCATCCGGTCAATATGGTGCGCGACGAGAGTGCAGTGGTGCTTTGCGATCCCGAGGCGCTGGAGCAAGCACTGGTCCACCTAGTCCAGAACGCCATCGATGCGAGCGACAGCAACAGCCCAGTGGCGATGGAAGTCTACTCAGATGGAATAAGCGGCAAGCTGCAGATCATCGACAATGGAAAGGGCATGAGCCCCCAATTCCTGCGCAGCGGCCTGTTCAAGCCATTCGTCTCATCGAAGGAGGGTGGGTTCGGTATTGGCGCATTCGAAGCGCGCGAAATGATCCGTAGCATGGGCGGACGATTGGACGTCGAATCCCGCGAAGGGATAGGTACCCGCTTCACCGTGACTATTCCGCTCCAGGCTGCCGATCGCCTCATTGGAAAGGCACCAGATACTCAGACTTGCGAGAATGTGTGA